The bacterium genome has a window encoding:
- a CDS encoding sigma-54 dependent transcriptional regulator, with the protein MKRRTIILANDEIESLKNLKVALENQGYIVLQANDGPEAIDLHEKEKPDLVILDLSLPKISGIDALRIIKKKTPRLPVMVVANHVSTNSAIETMKLGAYDYITQPFEIPKMLDIINTALALDTEAERRIAINPGTFAHGSFESDTIIGNSREMLEIYKMVGQVAQSDAPVLIQGESGTGKELIARAIYHHSLRSDKQFLAINCAAIPEQLLESELFGHEKGSFTGALNRKIGKFEQCNSGTIFLDEIGDMALSAQSKVLRVLQDQVFERVGGHESIKVDVRVIAATNKSLVQAVKEGIFRVDLFYRLKVISFYLPPLRERPEDIALLADYFLLKYRHKLKKEINGIAHSTMMLLTQYHWPGNIRELENVIQSAIVLCKGDVVLPEHLPIGEMMEKKKHPTICIDHVDDYAEMFEDMLTPSIDRLIDQGADDVATRLTDGLERAMIKRTLEKVNNNQVKASKVLGISRNTLRSKMEKFGL; encoded by the coding sequence ATGAAAAGACGAACAATAATCCTGGCCAACGACGAAATAGAATCATTAAAGAACCTCAAAGTCGCTCTCGAAAATCAGGGCTACATTGTTCTCCAGGCCAATGACGGGCCGGAGGCTATCGATCTTCACGAAAAGGAAAAACCGGATCTGGTTATCCTGGATCTTTCCCTGCCCAAGATTTCCGGTATTGATGCGCTGCGGATCATCAAGAAGAAGACACCCCGCCTGCCGGTCATGGTCGTGGCCAATCACGTTTCGACCAATTCAGCCATCGAAACCATGAAGCTGGGAGCCTATGACTACATTACCCAGCCTTTTGAGATTCCCAAGATGCTGGATATTATCAACACGGCTCTGGCTCTGGACACTGAGGCGGAAAGACGGATTGCCATCAATCCCGGCACCTTTGCTCATGGCTCATTCGAATCCGACACCATTATCGGCAATAGCCGGGAAATGCTTGAAATCTATAAAATGGTTGGTCAGGTAGCCCAGAGTGATGCCCCGGTCCTGATCCAGGGAGAAAGCGGAACAGGAAAGGAGTTGATCGCCCGCGCTATTTATCACCACAGCCTGAGGAGCGATAAGCAGTTTCTGGCCATAAATTGCGCAGCCATTCCTGAGCAATTATTGGAAAGTGAGCTGTTCGGTCATGAAAAAGGCTCATTTACCGGCGCTCTGAACAGAAAGATAGGAAAATTTGAGCAGTGCAACAGCGGGACAATCTTTCTCGATGAAATCGGTGACATGGCCCTCTCTGCCCAGAGCAAGGTCCTGCGGGTTTTGCAGGATCAGGTCTTCGAGCGGGTTGGCGGCCATGAGAGCATCAAGGTCGATGTCAGGGTGATCGCCGCTACCAACAAGAGCCTTGTCCAGGCTGTCAAGGAAGGGATATTCCGGGTGGACCTTTTCTACCGGCTCAAAGTCATTTCCTTCTACCTGCCCCCCCTGAGAGAGCGGCCCGAAGATATCGCTCTTTTGGCAGATTATTTCCTGCTCAAATACCGGCACAAACTCAAAAAAGAAATCAATGGCATCGCTCATTCCACCATGATGCTGCTGACCCAGTACCACTGGCCGGGAAACATCCGCGAGCTTGAGAACGTGATTCAATCAGCCATAGTTCTCTGCAAGGGCGATGTTGTCCTGCCGGAGCATCTCCCCATTGGCGAGATGATGGAAAAGAAAAAGCACCCCACAATCTGCATCGATCATGTGGATGACTATGCGGAAATGTTCGAGGATATGCTGACTCCGAGCATTGACCGGCTCATCGACCAGGGCGCGGACGATGTCGCCACCCGCCTGACCGATGGCCTTGAGCGGGCCATGATCAAACGCACCCTGGAAAAGGTAAACAATAACCAGGTCAAGGCATCCAAAGTGCTCGGCATCAGCCGCAACACCCTGCGAAGCAAGATGGAAAAATTCGGACTGTAG